The Triticum aestivum cultivar Chinese Spring chromosome 4B, IWGSC CS RefSeq v2.1, whole genome shotgun sequence sequence GCTGTGAAGGCAAACTACCATGTTACTTTTGTTCACTACCGATAATATTATTACAAACCTAACAGAAATCCGGATGTGCCTGTGATTTCTGCACGGAACTGTTAACCCAAGACCGTGTGTCATGACAGATGTACCAATATTTTATGACATTaaacaacatatgactctataaAATGAAACTTCACTAATCGTCGCAATTGTCATCTAGCACAAATACAATACAAATTTTCCTTGTAAGTAGAAGTATGAGAAGGCAAAAACGGTAATGTGACCATGTAAACAAGACTAATGAGTACGTAAAGGACTGACCTCGATAGTCATGGGGGTGAAGACCAGAAGGTTGGACAGGTCAAAACCGAGGGCAGCAAGAAGGAAACCAAGCTGGTAACGCTCAATAGTTGATGCTGTCTTCCACGGGTTGAGGTATGCAAATGCTGCAACCGATATAGCTGAACACACCGATATCAACATGAAGTATGCTGGGAACATCTTCCCCTGCAGACTCCCGAACTGGTGCCTTGGCAAATGCCTCCATTATCCAGGAGATTAGATCAAAACAATATCAATTGCTTATGATTGCAGGTCTCACAACAATGAAGGCGCAGAGTTCAAGAGTCCAGCAAACGATATAGCATTCTAAGTGCATCTAATGTATTGCTCTGACAATGCATCTTACGGATCAAGTAAACAACCCAACTTTCTTGTAAAAGCTGAATAGCATTGACACTTTCAAAATTCAGATGTTCTAGTAGTAAAGGGTAACCACAGTCGTTACAGGCTTGTGGCTAATGTTTCATAGGAGATCTACATCTCTCTAGATACTGAACAATCAAATGTCTTCAGTTTACAAGCTGTGTATGTTCCTTCCCTTGGATTAAAATATCTTTGGATGTTCTGCTAATATGTTTTTGTGCTAGCAAGCATGCATAAACGGGTGATATTGTAAAAACATAAGTTGTACAAGGTGAGATGAATTGCTGAGAAGGTATGGGGTCCTATCTCAAAATCTGTGTTGCCTGTCCCAAAGAAATTGCATTTGAGCATAGTGGAAAGCTATCAAATGCAACGGGAGGCACCCAAAACTGCCTAAATTCTGAAGCTATTTACAAATGGGGGAACATGTAAGATGTAAGTACCGAGTAAGCGCAATAATAATAAAGGCAACAAAAGCCTAGATGAATTCCCACACACGCGAGGCTAAGAAATTTAACTGAGACGGGGCAAACTTTTTTACTTGAACATGACGATGCCGCCGATGAAGGTGACCCAGAGCGCGGCTCCCCATGCGGTGGCGAAGCAGAGTACATGGGCCAGCCTCGCCGCCGCGACGCCCGCTGCTGGGCGGCCGGGGGCGCCGCCGAAGAGCGCGTCCGGCGCGAAGAGGACGCCCGCGGCGAGGAATGAGACCGCAGTCAGGAACCGCGCGGCCCACCCCATAATGTCTCGCCGCTTCTTCCGGCTGGCTCGACGGGCTAGGGTTTGGAGGCGCCGTAGGGGGGTGAAGGAAGAGGAGGCAGAGCGTGTTTGTAGGAAATGGGAAGGAAGGTTGGAGCACATCTACAGCCGATTTGGCAAATCCCGTCCCTCAAACCCCACGGACATGTCCGGATTTGTCCGCGGACACCCACCGGACACATCTCAAATTTTTCTTCTCACAACCGGACATCTCAATTAGCACACCTTAAATTCATACAAACTCACACAACACGTACTACATCACGCGGACACTCACCGGACACATCTCAAATTTCTCTTCTCACAACTGGACATCTCAATTAGCACACCTCAAATTTATACAAACTCACACAACACGTACTACATCAGAACATGCCATCGGACAACCAAAAATTGGCATGTTTATGTATACTTGCTAGGAAGAAGATCACCCACAGCTACCCTTGCCTTTCTAGGCACCCTTGTCATCCTTCTCACGGAAGTAGCGGGCGAAGATGCAGTATGGGTCGAGCCGGATCTGCTCGTCGCCTGAGTTGTCCTACCCGAGgttgtcctccttctcctccttgggGGGTAGTCCGGCCATGGAACAGGCCGCCCTACTCTGCTCTCAGGCAAGAGCGCGTGTGTTCCTTCGCTGCTGCTCCTTCACAATGCGGACAcagatggctagggtttggtccgacgAGCAGATGAGAAGGAATATATGTGGGTTCGGTGGCCCAGTGTGGACCGGGACCAACATGGTGGACGCGCCCCGGCGCCCCCACATCCAGTCTAGATTtgagctggatatgaggggtgtggGTCAGACTAGGCGTTTGAGGCAGGTTTAGGGCTGCCGGCTATAAATGCTCCTAGCGAGCACACAATTTAGGCGACGTCCGTGCCTCCATGGACCTTGTAAAAGAATCAAGAACATATTGTTTTTTCCTTTACATATTCTTTTTATCAGAAAACCTTGAACTTAATCGTGGCAGTACaatgaacactagaaataataaaaagttACATCCACATTCGTAGACCACTTATCGAtgactagtgtcggtgtcaaaaccggcagatcttgggtagggggtcccgaactgtgcgtctgaggatcgaaggtaacaaggaggcaggggacacgatgtttacccaggttcgggccctcttaacggaGGTAATACCATATTTCCTGCTTGGTTGGctatgatgaatataggggttacaagagttgatctacctcgagatcgtaatggctaaaccctagatgactagcctgtatgattgtgatcggggctatagactaaaaccctccagtttatataggcaccagaggggCTAGggctgtacaaagtcggtttacaaaggaaggaaactattcatccggacgccaagcttaccgtccacgccaaggagagccccatccggacacgagaggaGGCATTCTGTTCTTGTATCTTCACGTCccgttagtccggcccatgtcacataggccgtcttcccgaggaccccataatccaagactcccttagtagcccccgaacttgccttcaatgacgacgttGTATCTGGCTTTATGTCTTCGGCCTTTGCAAGGTAAGTTCCTCACTATGCTTCATATAGTTCGGCTTTTGCATTAAATATTGTGCTCTCCAGCTTCCGTGCCGCTGTCGCCTCGGCCTCCACGTGGTAGATGAATACGAAGGGTCTAAGCatttttacaaataaccccttgaCCATGTAGATAAGGCACTTATAAAGAGAGACTGAATCTCAGACTCCATTCCTCACCAGACAAAAATCCTTAGGGCTTGCCACAAGAAACCAGCCAAAGATGGCCAATGCTCCTTGCTCTTCCCCGCGTCTCCAGGGCCCTCAAGAAGGCAACTTGGAGAGCTGCTCGGTGTCCCATACTCAATTGGACACAATGCAGGTGCATCGATACCTCCCTCCATCGGATCTGGTCCCCGTTCGAGCGGGATTAACCACCTACAACGGCGAGGCCCTGACGGAGAAATTCCCCAATCCCAGTCCAGGGGAGCGGGTGTGCTTTGTTTCCTTTTTGCTGAGGGGCatgggatttccaatccaccccttcctcagaGGTGTcatggagtactacggcctccaactgcacaacctcacgccgggCTGCATTTTACATACCGCGGGCTTTGTTGCCCTTTacgagctgttcctaggctgcgagcccatttcgatttatggagaaaatatttctgcctcgtcccccgctcccaGAAGGGATCTAttttcgaggtgggcggcgccgaagtatggcgtataggcGGAACAGGATACCtgcccggtactccaaagaaggcatccgaagagtggccctcagagtggttctatattgacgACATTGCCCTTTCGGACCCTATCTGGCAAGGTCTTCCTGAATTCTCCtctgctcctttaaagaagcgcgccAGCTGGCGTCCCCGAAGCTATGAAGAAGAAGATAGTGCGAAGGTAAAGCGGTTAGCGAGCAAGGTCCGAATGCTTACCCATTCCGGACTATCCATAGTTGAGGTAATGGAATTTTCAATAACGCGATGCGTTCAGCCACTTCAATCCAGGGGatttcccatgtggcattacaatggtGAGGACGACGCCACACGTTGTGGGCGCAAGGGTCCGGCTAATTTTGCCGTGCTGGGTACCACATTGGCCGACCTTTTCAAAGGGAAAAAGGAATACGTCGCTCGTCCGAAGTGCTgagaaggtttctccatgtatacCCCCATTGACTGGGTGAGCCTTCAATTATAGGCCTCAATTGATCTGTTTTTTTCTCAAGTATGTTTTATAACCGAGTTTAATCCAACTGCCTTTAATAGGAATGGAGAAAGGTCGTCGAGGGGATCTACTGCCCCGCTCCGCAGCCGGAGGACCATAATCAAGACCTGGCTCCaggatatgaagaagatccggacatattcgtggattTTGAGGATGGAGTCTTTTATCAGACAAGCTACGACGACACAgaggtggccattatagccgactaccccggcctccttccttcctcccatgtaagtacccaggagacgtcTCCTCAAAAAGGGTTTTCCCACCGTGACTCACCCATTGTACCATATCATGTTCTCAAGGGGCGGCGCTCGCGCCAACGCGATACATCAAAGGCGTCCTCTAAGAAGACGATGCTTGCACAAGGTGCCTCTCGGAAAAGAAAGGCAAATAATGATACAGCCGGGCCCTCCTTGGCGTAGAAGAGGTATGATCCTTCAGTATGCATTCAATGGATAGACCGAATAGTGAAGTTCCCCGTGGTGTCATATTGCAGGAGGAGTGTGCGCCGGACTGCTTTCGGAGACCTAGCCGGCCACGCACAGACTGATCCAGCCTCGTCCCCTACCACAAGGACCGAGGGTATGTGGGGGCAATGCCGGATTGTCATCTCCCggaggattcggataatgtatccgtcacaaaTTCCGAAGTGGCGAGTGCGATGGGTCATATTTtaccgaagaggcttttaatgctctCAGCTTAGCGGATAAACTTTATATCCGAGTTGCTCATGATGGAGTTGctggagccactcaccagctttccaaggatatgcgggtaagaattTTTGGGCAGATtcaataatcatatgccagtagcccccgagtcttgaagctgttggcccaactgatttaagagTCGTTACTTTGTTAGGTACTCACGGAGAGGAGTAAAAAGTTatccaaggagcttgaagaatgcTGAACAAAGTTGTCTGCTGCTACTGCCGAACTCGAAGATttaaagaaatccaagaaggcacctgaTGGTAAGTGCAGCAGTTGTTCGGAGATAAGGCTTCCGTGAATACAACGAGGTTTCCTAATTATGGTTGTGTCTCGTTGGTAGGCTCGACAGATCGGCTGGAGGAGAAGCTGAGGGCTGCTCAAGCAGATAAAaaacatgccgaagggcaagaagccgctggtcagCGTATTTTGACACGGACCATcaatgagaagaacaaacttcaggatgccaacaccaagcagGCCGAAGAACTAAAGGATTTGAGAGCATAGTTATCGGATGCTTtgaaggagaacaagaaattgaaaggcggcatattcagtatgctctaTGACCTATTAGTCAAGAATGGTCTCCTGTTTGAAATTTTAACAAGTTTgcttctgtaggtgtgctaaccggACGTCCCGAAGGAGAAGCGTCTGGATtccaaggcgacctgctacaagagctgtccaaaATGCACGACCGAGCTTGGAAGGCAATGAGGAACGTGGCTAAGGCGTTAGGCCATCTAATTCCCCTTCAAGAAGTATGGATGAGCTTGccaatttattcaagggagctcgtccccgtttggagctatggaagatatcagcatgccgggAGGGTGCttgagaagcctgggccatggtaaaaacacggtataccatgcttgatctgaatcatatggcccgggtcgaaCCTCGGGGGCCAAatggacaagaaattcctgttagcttaGTGTATGACCAAGTGAAAACGACAGCTAAGTTTTTGCAataggattgtaaactagacaacctactagagggtctagaggaagaggaagtttttgagtccaagtagtaATGTACTTCATCAACAAACTTTTCTCCAGCCGGATTGGAAAAACTgttgtcatggcagactttccgCTTCGACCTCCAAAACCAGGGGTTTGGAGTGTTTTCGGATATTTTAAACCATTGGTAAACATCAAGGTATGCTCGGAAACTAGGCGGTCCGGTCAtagtttcttgaacagacaagttgtattcgtggagttatgttatattacatttgatcataagaaacatcttccagagagaatagttctgttaagggttcctttccctaggccAGTATGTGTTTTTGCGCATACATAAACTGTGATGGAGAGATCATAGTACACTTCATAATTTGGGGGCATATATTGTAACGTGATCAGCTCATCTCTTGTCCACCGACCGatcattcccttaagaatgctagctttcggcttcacctgtctgaggtacacgtccggataacccgactgtaacaatcgcagaggtgctccctttatgccctagccgaacaagcgggaacgtagggcataagcacaggagccaggcaacccagcttggcaaaacttaagtcataaaggtgcatataatggtgaagacaGAACACATATGAGTAGACAACACGTATATACGGTGAGCTTGTCGCTCCAAAAATAATAATCAGAGTAAGCTTCTgtaaaaagaagcccccaggtgataAGGGGTGTGTACATTTGATGATGTATAGCCCTCAGGTGTACGGTTGATCCGAACACCTGTAAAGGTTGTAAAAACCGAAAAAGAGAAAAGAGGGGTGAAAAAGAGAAaagatgagagagagagaaaaagttACAAGTGTGGATTTAGGCGTAGAATTTTCGGGGTCGagcggcgttccatgggtttggctctaaACGATTATCCGAAGTGTTGCGCAGGCGATAGGCTCCTCccgtgagaacttcatctatgatgaagggaccctcccatttgggcttgagcttgtcctttttattCTCTGGTAGGCCCAAGACGAGTTCatcgacattataagtctttgctcgtacttccctgctttgatatcgccgGGCTTGCtattggtaaaatgcggaacgagcctttgcaacatcgcgctcctcctccaagccatccagatcgtcctgccgatcgagctcggcctccctctcttcatacatgcgcactcgaggtgagtcatggataatgTCACAAGGCAGTACTGCCTCGGCGCCGTAAACCATGTCGCTCATGATTAAGCCCTTagcccgctcgacctggccgtttgtctgagggtgatatacagaggtgtagtcaagcttgatgcccaaagtagcgcaccaagtttttacctcatcaACCATAAAGTTGGAACCATTGTCTATAATGATactatgcgggacaccataacggtgcaccacaccATATATGAAGTCTATAACTGGTccagcttcggccgttttaactggtttggcttctatccacttagtgaatttgtcaaccataaccagtaaataattcttcttgtggcttccccctttaaggggtccgaccatgtcaagcccccagaccgcaaaaggccacgtAATGAGGATTGTTCGCAAAGcagtaggcggcatgtggctttgatttgcgaaaagctggcatccaataCATCGTTGTATGAGGTCCTGTGTGTCTGTTCGgaccgtgggccaaaagaaacccgtacggaaggccttacttacgagggcccgagcaACGGCATGACGACCACCAAGACCGGcgtgtatttcggccaagagctgccatccttcttcttcggagatacaccgttgtaagactccggttgtacttttcttgtacaattccccctcatggactttgtaagccttCGAGCGTCGAACAATGTGCGACTGGCCTCCATCTGATCATCAGGGAGTTtgttcctagtaaggtaggcgaggaaaggttcggtccatggggcaattacaaccatgatttggtgggccgatggtgttatctcGGTGTCTGAACCCCCGACGATACCAGAGCTGTGTCCGCAATCTGGTGGTATGATCGGCTCTGGAACAATGTTGCTGCTACTGtcctgccacaccatggatggcttgaagagtctTTCTacgaaggtgttaggtgggacagggtcgcgtttagtgcCCATGCGGGCAAgtatgtccgccgcttgattactctctTGAGCCACATGATTAAACTTGAGCCCTTCAAaaccgagctgaaattttgagtacGACATTACGATAAGCCTCCATCTTCGAATCTtttgcgtcaaagtctccatttatctgggatattgcgaggtttgaatccccgcgcacctcaaggtgttgtatgcccatggagacggccatccgaagaccgtgcaatagggcttcatattcggctgtATTGTTTGAATATGTGTACAttatttggagcacataacggattgtatctcctgtgggggatgtcaaaacAACACCCGCCCCTAATCCggctaacatcttagagccatcgaagtgcatcacccagttggagtatgtgccgtattctttagggatttttgcctctgtccattcggcgacgaagttagccaacacctgagatttaatagctcggcgtggcttgtaaattatttcaaatggtaagagctcaatagcccatttggcaatccgtccaGTGGCGTCTCGATtttttataatatcgttaagtggtacttcggaagcgaCCGTGATggagcactcctgaaagtagtgccgcagcttgcgggatgccatgaagaccgcatatgctatcttttgataatgcaggtaTCGAGATTTACATGGTGTAAGGACTCTTGATATGTAATATACTGGTTTTTGAATTGGGACTTGTGTCCCTCCTCATTCCGcttgacgacgagcaccgcgctcactacttggtgagttgcagatatgtagagcagcattggttcgctgacatttggtgcggccaggattgggttgcttgctaacaaagcctttatttcctccagtccagcTATGGCCGCGTCCGTCCACACGAATTTGTCAGTGTGGCGTAGCAAGCGATATAATGACAATGCCTTTCCCCTAATTTGGGGATAAAACGGCTTAAAGTTGCCACACATCTAGCTAATTTTTGGACCTgattgaggtctgttggtgttgccaactgtgacaaagctcggattttggcggggtttgcttcaattcctctattggaaacgatgaaccgAAGCAGTTTTTTGGCTGGAacgctgaaaacacattttttcggattgagccgtatgtcatatgttcggaggttgtcaaatgtaaggtGTAAATCATCCACCAATGaatcgacgtgtttggtcttgatgacTACTCATCTATGTGTGCTTCCacagttttgccgatctgtttttccAAGCATATTTGAATCACGCGTCGGTAAGTTatgccggcgttcttgagcccgaaaggcatagtattgaagcagaagggcccgtacggagtgatgaatgccattgcagcCTGATCGGAttctttcatcttgatttgatgagtatgtgtcgaggaaacacaaggaatcgtgccctgcggttgcatcgataatttggtcgatttgaggtagtgggaaggggtccttggggaaagccttgttaaggtctttgaaatcaacacacaggcgccaggatttatccttcttaggtaccatgaccaggtttgctagctagtctggATGTTCTCTCCGATGaacccggcttcgagtaacttggctagctcctcccccatggcttgttgtTTGGGTTCGGAGAATCGATGAAGAGTTTGTTTGACTAGTTTGTAGCCTTTCAAGATAATGAGAATATGTTCGGCCAGTCTTCGTGGTATACCTGGCATATCGGAAGGACGCcaagcaaagatgtcccagttctcacacaAGAATGCGCATATTGCGGCGTCCACCGTCGTATCCAGCtatgccccaatggaagctgttttgttggggtccgccgggtggacttgaaatttgactatttcatcagccggcttgaaggaggtagaCTTTGGtcttatcgaggattacatcgtccctgTCTACTGTGGAATGTAGAGTGGTCAATTCCTCGGCCACGAGGGCCTCAGATAACGCCTCAAGGGCCagagatgcggttttgttttcggctcggagggctatgtccggatcgctcGCTATAGTGATGATtgcattgggcccgggcattttgagcttcatatacccgtaatggggtatggttTGGAAGCGcatgaatgcgtctcgccccagcagagcatgatatcggctgttgaatggtgccacatggaagagtagctctttggacctatagttctccggtgtgccgaataccacatcgagtttgATTTTTCCCGAGCATCTGGCTTCTCGGTTGGGGATAATTCTgcgaaaggttgtgttactttgctcaatgcgactcctatccatttgcattttattgagcgtgtcctcgtaaatgaggttcagtccgctgccaccgtccatgagcactttagtgaggtgGAAGCCATCTAcaattgggtttaggaccaaagcggctggtgctcggactgagcGGGCTCTTGGTTCGTCATCGGCGTTAAAAGTgatagccgtgtcattccaagggCTTACTGCTGCCATGTGGCAGACTTCGGTGAGGTCACGGAGCGCCCTCTTGCGCCGATTATTCAATGGAAAGGTCTTGAAGACCATGAATACCTCGAGATCATTGTCCTCCGAAGAATAGTTATCTGGAGTATTTTTAGTGAGGAGACCCttgccgcttttggccacctgccggagtatccaacatgctcgaaggctatgcgttggttcGTTGTCCGGTGACatgtgaattttgcagggtttgtcAAGCCATTCCTTGAGGACAGTTTTATGTCCCATaatgggtttaattttcttgtccaTGAGATGGTGATTAGGTGCTCCACGGGGGTGAGTCCTCTTTGCCCCTCCCGGGGCTGGCCTAAGGGCATGCGGTTCCCAGCGGGTtgtctgggttttccaggcgctttccattgcacagtacttctgtactgtGTGTGCCAAATCGGCAAAGAGTAGTATGCGATGGCGGTTGAGGGCATTCAAGATTCCctcatccgtgcaattgttgcaaaatactGAGATCGCGCCGTCATCGCAGTAgtccttgatcttgtttttaacaagcaggaatctagcccaaaagtggtggactatTTCCTGgggctgctgccgcacatacattaaGTCGCATATGTCCGTAAGACCGGAGTTGCTTGGGGAATATtgtttgtggtgggtgggcgggatcGAATCCGAACCTTGACCCCCCTGAGGAATCTGGATTCCGAAGAATTTCTGAGGTTAAAGGCCTGGGCTCCGGAGCATCCGGTATGTTTTTAGGCTCAGCGCCCGATTACATGTTCGGAGGACAAGAAGTGTCTTTCAAAAGACGAGAGTCCGGCTCTCCGGGTTCGGAAACCCGAACATACTTTGTCCAAAATGTGGGAGAAGCATCATCTTCGGCTTGTTCCTCCACGATTGCCACGTGATGGGCGATTGGCGGAGATCTGATTTCTCtctaatcgggtttaagcccaatccgatcatcgTCGGTTGTGATacatacattttgcatcatgcttttatattgatattattgcattatggactattattacttgttatgtcacaatacttatggctattctctcttattttacaaggtttacatgaagagggagaatgccggcagctgggattctgggctggaaaaggagcaaatattggagacctattctgcacaactccaaaagtcctgaaactccacaaaagtcattttgtgaattaataaaaaatattcagcgaaagaaatacctgaggggggccacccaccatccacgagggtggggggcgcgccctaccccctgggcgcgcccccctgcctcgtgggccacctggcagtgctccggtgcccatcttctgctatatgaagtcttttaccctgaaaaaatgataagcaagcttacgggacggaactccaccaccacgaggtggaaccttggtagaaccaatctagggctccggcggacctcttctgccggggaaacttccctccgggagggggaaatcatcaccatcgtcatcaccaatgaccctcccatcgggagggggtcaatctccatcaacatcttcactagcaccatctcctctcaaaccctagttcatctcttgtatccaatctttgcaccaaaacctcagattggtacccgtgggttgctagtagtgttgattactccttatagttgatgctggtttatttggtggaagatcatatgttcagatccttaatgcatattaatacccctctgattatgaacatgaatatgctttgtgagtagttacgtttgttcctgaggacatgtgagaagtcttgctattagtagtcatgtgaatttggtattcgttcgatagtttgatgagatgtatgttgtc is a genomic window containing:
- the LOC123091614 gene encoding transmembrane protein 205, whose translation is MGWAARFLTAVSFLAAGVLFAPDALFGGAPGRPAAGVAAARLAHVLCFATAWGAALWVTFIGGIVMFKHLPRHQFGSLQGKMFPAYFMLISVCSAISVAAFAYLNPWKTASTIERYQLGFLLAALGFDLSNLLVFTPMTIEMMMKRHKIEKDLGIGGEVGRSRNAELAKTNPTLAAMNKKFGMIHGLSSLANIMAFGSLAMHSWYLASKLEL